The Dioscorea cayenensis subsp. rotundata cultivar TDr96_F1 chromosome 11, TDr96_F1_v2_PseudoChromosome.rev07_lg8_w22 25.fasta, whole genome shotgun sequence genomic interval TTGAATGGGTAGTACATCCAGTTAGtgccttaatttttttaaataagtttatcATGTCAAAAATTCAATAAGATTCAACCTTAGTGCAACAGAGTATGATGCATGGAGAGTAGCATACCTTGTAGGTTTTATCCCCAAAGAAATGGATTTCTTGGAAGTCATTGAGGTATCTCAAACAGTAGGTCTTGTCCCACCCTTGGGGAAATACCTGGCACCACCATTAGGagattaaatattcaaatttccTCCAAAGAACCAGGTAATATAAGAATATACCCTCAAAGCTGATCTGCCCTCCAATGGAAAATGTCAGGTTTAAGTGTGCAAACTTCTCCCGGAGCACAGAAACCATTTTTTGGCGTACATTGTGAACCTAATATATCAACAAGTTCTTGGCATCAATAAATGCGAAAgtaatatattagtaaaaagaaTGAAACCATATTTTCAACTTTTGAAATTCATGTATATACCTTATCATACTTCTCAAAATCGTCTCGCTCTTCTTGGCTGCAATTCCTCCCAATTGGTGAAACATTTAGCATGCCACTGCGGAACTCAATGAATGTGCCCCTAGGATAAGCAATAACACAAACCCATAAGCAAACGGAAGTCTGATTTCTGAATAAAATATGCCCACTAACCGTTTTATAGGAATATCCAAGTCAGCAATATAATGAAGGGTAAAATTAATGAATTCCTGCATAAAAGAGAAAGTTTGAGGTCATCTATCAAGTAGATGTTTCATGGGAATTGTGATCACAGGAAAGTATCACACCTTCAGTTTTTCTTCTCCAAGAAAGGACTTCAAACTCTGCAAAACAAAATGGTATCTATATCAGTCAGAAGAACTAGTAGAGAATGGAAAGGGATCTGGTGCTGTGGTGGCTGCTTATCAAGTTCACTTGTGATAAaccacaatatttttttcatagacATGAACAAACTGatgcaataaaaatatattacctACTTGGCCCACTGAAAACAATAATGTCAAAGCTAGTCTGGACGATGATCTAATCAATTAGCTGGCATTCAAAATATGGAAAGACAACAACTACATATATAGCATGCCTTGGTAAAACATGATTCACTGAATTCAAGGATTAGACCTGAAACCATTCACAATTAAAAACACCATGCAAAAGGATGTTACCTGGCAACCAATGAGCTCCCCATTTTTGTAAGCAACAAGACCATTTTCGGAAAATACATAATCATAGTCATTAATAACTGCATAGAAAGAATACTTCTTGTGTTATacaaataagagagagagagagagagcgtaTGTAGAAACACTGAACTGCATAGAAAGAATACTatacgagagagagagaggagagaacCTGCCGTATAAATGTAGAATAATTTATGATCCAAATTTCTGAGCAGATCAGAATCACCATATAGTacgaaaaataatttataatccAAATTCCTCATGAAAACAGCAAATCGGAATCATCATATGATACgaaattcttgatatttatggtCCAAATGTCTCATTTTACTTCTGTTCATACAATACgaaattcttgatatttatgaTCCAAATGTCCCATTTTTCTTGTGCCTCTCATCATAAAAATACGAAATTATCGATATTTATGATCCAAAATTTCCATTTTTACTGTGCTTTCTCATCATATAACGAAATTCTCGATATTTATGATCCAAATGTCCCATTTTTCTTATGCCTTCTCATcatataatacaaaattatcGATATTTATAATCCATATGTCCCATTTTTCTTGTGCCTTCTCGTCATATTAAACGAAAATTATCGATATTTTATGATCCCAAATTTCCCATTTTTCTTGTGTTCTAAAGAACAGAACCTGACCTGATTTTTCCCAACTGCTCTGATATTTTAACAAGATCAGATCCTCCGACAACACCAACTGTTACAACCTGCAATCAACTCGCTTTCTTaaaattaatgcaaacaaacaaaaaatactcaaatatttTATCCAAGATGTCTGCCACTCAGATCAGAGGGCTGAGAGAgattaaaataatagaaaattcaAGGGTAAAGAGAACCTCTCGAAGCTTCTTCATGAACTCCAAGCATCTCTGGTGTCACATCCTACAGAGATCTTTGACTACaagatttttaaatcaaaatcgcCAGAGAATATAAGCACAAGACCAAACCTTTCTCGGCGCGAGTAAGCGTCCCATCCACATCAAACAAAAGCAATAAGCTGGCTTTCTCCCAGCCATTGATAACAAAGATCTCTGTAGCCCAAACAACCACAATGCCAATAGAACAGATTCATtgaagcatttcatcaaacattactTGCAAACAAACAAGCAGAGCAAATCACCACTAGAGGATAGATCAGTACCTCAATCAGCTTCGATTCTGAAGAAATGACTACGAGACTTTGCGCTGATTCACAAGAGAACTGGATTGGAGTTGAAGGCAGTGAAACGAAGCGCAAATCTAGAGAAAAATCCCAGTTTTCTCGCAGACGAACGAGGCCAGGGTCAAGATATAAGCCAAGGTCGTGGCAAGATAGACGGTCAGGATTAAGAGAGAGCTGGCACTATCGTGTAGTTACGGGCTGTGTATTGAGACACGTGTACTTTGATGAGGTCATCACCGCTTTGGATTCGGTGTGCTTATTAGAGTGCTACTTCGTCAGATTGTAGTGATGTGGGCCCAAAGTGTTTGGATGTATTCTCTGGCCCACGCTTTTTGCATGTTAATGATGATATGTGGTAATGGTtgagtaataaaaatattaaaataaaatttttaaaaaatattgaataaaaagtatcaaaataaaataaatatattaaatcagGTGATGAtctgtattttgaaaaataaaaatatatgaaaaatggataaattgtggaagaaaatatttaaaactctatttctttcaataaattatagtttttatccaatttttattaaaataatttttttaaaaaaatatgtgctTTTGTTTTCACGTGTGATATCCTACTTTGTTGGAAGCTGTCAGTGATATTCGATGATCTCGTTTCTAGACACGTGATTTTTTGGGTTAGTGAAGTCTCGATAGATATTTGATGATCTTGTTTGAATGTGTGTTATCCTGAGTTTTTGGAGATTATTAGTGGTTTTTCGATAGGTCTCCCGATAATATATAGTAGAgcattctgaaaacaaattTTAGTTACGTGACATTGAATTTTTCGATAATCGACTCAAATAAATGGGGACTCATTAAGTAGTAGTATATTGAGTTTTTATGCCTCATTTTGTAaagttttaatcaaaaatttaaattaagtgttatttttgaaaattttgttaatgttaatatatatatgttaactataaaaatataattataagttaaaagatatttattaactttaaattaattaaatgagatCTTGAGATAAATATCTTccaaaaatgatcttttcgatgAGGCAACGAGAGACATATTTCCCTTGCAATGGGATAATAGGATCATGAACGGGaaccttttatttattaaatatttaaaattaaattaaaatttttaattgattatatttttactcatatttattttgttaaaaaaccTATgggtaaatataaaaatcattaatatatatgataaatatatatatttatttgaaaatttaagatatatcaaatttaattagCCCAAATAAAAGATTTccttcaatatttaaaaaaacaaaaatagccaccgtaaaattataaaaaatagccACAGGATACCAGTGTCCCCAAGTGACGGTGTAGGATCAGACGTTCACTTCCCGATCTTGTGCACACCCTGATTCCTTGATTTATCCACTTtgctttggaaaaaaaaaataataaattaaaaccatTTGATACAAACAGaggtgtaaataaataaaagactaGAAATAAATTTACAACGGAAATAGCTTCACTGCCAGTCCCACACAGATCTCTGTGGTCGGTAGTCCTGACCACTGACTATAATCAAAAAGTACATGCAACAGCATATACTGCACCTTACAATTTTCAGACACTGGACATGAATTGAATCAATAACAAGTTTGAGTTCTAATTTAGCTTTTTGCACATCTTTCTTGTGATCATTCAGTATAGAAGTGAAAAGTTTTTCACTTCCTGATTCGAATGCAGGAATGCCCTCTAGTCCCCATCTTCAGTGCTGTTTTTCCCTAAAAGAGTGCAGGAGGGGTGTCTAAAGCCGATTGATCGGCCGAACTGGTTTTGCTAGCTCTGCAAGAGTTGTTTTTATCCCTTCCTATCTCACTGATCGAGTTGTAGTATCCAAGCCATGCATGGTAGGCTGCTTCCTTGATGCTTGGATCGATCTTTCCAATTGATTCTTCAACCTGTTTGAAAAGCAAAATATCAAATCGGGCAATGGAATGGAACACAAATGATGAGTTTCATCATAAATACTTTGTTAATATTTGAGATCCTTTATGCTTCTACATGTCattgaaattttcatatatGCATTGTGTTGgacaaaaataataagagatTCAAGTGTCACACTAgttaataatacaaaacaagtaGAATTGCAAGTTGCAATTCATGAATAGAAGTTAATTGATCAGACAAGTAGAATTGCAAAGAAAGCACAGCCAAAATTATTAGTTCTCATAAAACTAGGTAGAATTCAAGAAATGGTTTATGAAACAAACCTTCTGCTTTATATCTGAATTTAGTTCTGGTAATTTAGTCTTCTCTGTTGGAAGATCTTTTATTTCATCTATGAAGTACTCTTCCCATGGAGCAAGCAAGAGTATgccttttccatcttttgcctTCACGCCCCTGTCCTTCCAAGCCGATGGATATATTGTTCACGATCTGGAGGAATTCCCACCTGATAACAATAGTAGAGATtcagagggaaaaaaaaaatatcctccACTAGTAGTCAGACATTCAGTTCTACAGTTATTTCTAAGCCCACATCCAAAAGAAATGAACTGCAACAATGTAAAACAGTAATGATACAAAACAGAAACAGAAAGCATGAACCAGGTTTATGAAGTAAAAGCAAGCTATACTCTTACCTGAATCACCAGAGTTACATCAGGATAATTCAACCCACGTGATGAAACATCAGATGTTACTAGAATCAACTGCTTGGACTCCCGGAACTCATCTGATAAACGGGTTCTGTAAAGTTGAGGTTTCCGGGAATGGATTTCCCTCACATTCATCTTTAAATCATGGAGAAGCATGAACATAAATTCTGTCACCATAGCAGTTGTGCAGAAGACAATTACCTGAAGTAGGGAAGTGTATAAGGgcatgaaaattcaaaatagtGGATTTCATGAACAGTACAAAATCAAAATGCAATTCACCTTATAATCAACCACTTGCATAATGTGCTCCTTCAGAAGGTGATAAACTATAAAAAAGTGCAATCCATGTGGTGCAACAAGATATGATTGGGAAACCTGCAATTAGTCAAAAAGATTGAGCATGGTTGTAACTTGCATTGAGAAAGCCATCTCAATTTTTTCAGAACTGCCACCTATATAACACAAGATTGAATGCAAAACTACAAAAAATGTAGCAGTGTAATTGGTAGGAATCAAAAGAAAGAGGAAGAGCTACGATTGAAAGACTATGAGAAGTGTGTTTGGTAAGGGGTTACGAGAATCTTTCAAATATTGgcctaaaattttatttagctAATACTGatcaatattaaatattttacaacTAAACATTAATTTCTCCTAATTAATAATAGATGTTTGTTAATATTAACAATTAAATTGTGTAATAGCTGTTCTGGCATTTTCTGGTGTTTGGGTTGAGAAATGGGCTTATTCCCAAGGAAACACCTGGCTGAGGAAAATTTAGATAGAATAACAACAGAACATGTAGTGATTGCTATTCATTGATCtcatcaaaaatataatctaTTTGTAGGGAATTCAAACCTTGGCATGAGTTTCCAAGCCTCCCAAACCCACTGTATCAACAAATTCATGATCCCGGTTCAAAACGAGCTGTGAAATCCGACGAACCTGAAGTATTTATTGTTACAAGAACTATTGTAAGTTTTCTTGAATGTGAGCAGTGATGCTTGATAGAAGTTCACCAGCAGCACAAGACCCTGACAAGTGAAAGGATATTACCTCTTTAGGCATTGTAGCTGAGAACAACAAAGATTGCCTCTGACGTGGAATACAATCAACAATCTTCTCTA includes:
- the LOC120271746 gene encoding phosphomannomutase-like, which encodes MEKVEESIGKIDPSIKEAAYHAWLGYYNSIMVRTTDHRDLCGTGSEAISVCQLSLNPDRLSCHDLGLYLDPGLVRLRENWDFSLDLRFVSLPSTPIQFSCESAQSLVVISSESKLIERSLLSMAGRKPAYCFCLMWMGRLLAPRKRCLEFMKKLREVVTVGVVGGSDLVKISEQLGKIRSVINDYDYVFSENGLVAYKNGELIGCQSLKSFLGEEKLKEFINFTLHYIADLDIPIKRGTFIEFRSGMLNVSPIGRNCSQEERDDFEKYDKVHNVRQKMVSVLREKFAHLNLTFSIGGQISFEGIFLYYLVFPQGWDKTYCLRYLNDFQEIHFFGDKTYKGGNDFEIYESERTVGHTVTSPKDTAEQCSSLFLKK